A window from Theobroma cacao cultivar B97-61/B2 chromosome 3, Criollo_cocoa_genome_V2, whole genome shotgun sequence encodes these proteins:
- the LOC18604701 gene encoding pentatricopeptide repeat-containing protein At3g47530 isoform X2 yields the protein MTQAPAAVINKNLSSLKNSISCFTTRTRTSTTSKPIHKLFTHKTFQETRPNNNQQPTSKNPHPRTQQQNLISLIKSGTQNSLLQIHAHLIRTSLLQNPTFSLHFLSCLCFSPFRDLRYSRHFFSQIDKPSASHYSTLIRAYSSSNSPKDAFFLFKEMTQKGLKPDPVSSSFVLKSCMKFSSLVCGLQIHGRILGDGFQSDSLLLTTLMDFYSSFASRDEACKVFDEISKKDTVAWNVLISCYLRNGRTRDVLILFDSMKNEGACKPDDVTCLLVVQACANLGALDFGEKVHGYIEECGYGVSLNLRNSLIAMYSRCGCLEKAYGVFKGMPEKNVISWSAMISGLAMNGYGRDAILAFEEMQRMGIVPDEQTFTGVLSACSHCGLVDEGMEFLHQMSKEFGIEPNIHHYGCMVDLLGRASLLDQAYQVIISMGVKPDATIWRTLLGACRIHGHVTLGERVIEHLIELKAQEAGDYVLLLNIYSSDGKWEKVTELRKFMKEKGIQTTPGCSTIELKGVVHNFIVDDISHPRKHEIYDKLDEINKQLKIAGYVAEITSELHDLGAEEKAHALSYHSEKLALAFGVLATPPGTTIRVTKNLRICVDCHNFAKFLSGVYNRKCSFEFRVE from the exons ATGACACAAGCTCCAGCAGCAGTGATTAACAAAAATCTGTCGTCCCTCAAGAACTCCATCTCTTGTTTCACAACCAGAACCAGAACCAGTACCACAAGCAAGCCAATTCATAAACTTTTCACTCACAAAACCTTCCAAGAAACACGTCCAAACAACAATCAACAACCAACCTCAAAAAACCCCCATCCCAGAACCCAACAACAAAACTTAATTTCCCTCATAAAATCAGGTACCCAGAATTCCTTACTCCAAATCCATGCTCACCTCATCCGTACATCCCTTCTTCAAAACCCCACTTTTTCCCTCCACTTTCTGTCCTGCCTTTGTTTCTCCCCCTTCCGTGATCTCCGCTATTCCCGCcattttttctctcaaatcGATAAGCCATCTGCCTCTCACTACTCCACTCTCATAAGAGCTTACTCTTCCAGCAATTCACCTAAAGATGCCTTCTTTCTCTTCAAAGAAATGACTCAAAAAGGCCTAAAGCCTGACCCCGTATCGTCGTCTTTTGTCCTTAAATCTTGTATGaaattttcttctcttgttTGTGGTTTACAAATTCATGGAAGGATTTTAGGAGATGGGTTTCAATCAGACTCTCTTTTACTTACTACTTTGATGGATTTTTATTCAAGTTTTGCTAGCCGTGACGAGGCTTGTAAagtgtttgatgaaatttcTAAGAAGGACACAGTCGCCTGGAATGTATTGATTTCTTGTTATTTACGTAATGGTAGGACTAGGGATGTGCTAATCTTGTTTGATAGCATGAAAAATGAGGGTGCTTGTAAGCCTGATGATGTTACTTGTCTCCTTGTTGTACAAGCTTGTGCTAATTTGGGGGCGTTGGATTTTGGCGAAAAGGTTCATGGTTATATTGAGGAATGTGGTTATGGGGTTTCTCTTAATCTGCGTAATTCACTTATAGCAATGTATTCTCGGTGTGGATGTTTGGAGAAGGCTTATGGTGTTTTTAAGGGAATGCCAGAGAAGAATGTTATTTCATGGAGTGCTATGATATCAGGTTTGGCAATGAATGGATATGGGAGAGATGCTATTCTAGCTTTTGAAGAGATGCAGAGAATGGGGATTGTGCCAGATGAGCAAACATTTACTGGAGTTCTTTCTGCTTGTAGTCATTGTGGTTTGGTAGATGAAGGGATGGAGTTCCTTCATCAAATGAGCAAAGAGTTTGGAATAGAGCCTAATATTCATCATTATGGATGCATGGTTGACCTTTTAGGTCGTGCCAGTTTGCTTGATCAAGCATATCAGGTTATTATATCAATGGGGGTTAAGCCAGATGCAACAATATGGAGGACCTTGCTTGGTGCTTGCAGAATTCATGGCCATGTTACCCTTGGAGAACGTGTAATTGAACATTTGATTGAACTTAAGGCTCAAGAAGCAGGGGATTATGTTTTACTACTGAACATATATTCATCGGATGGTAAGTGGGAGAAGGTAACAGAGTTGAGGAAATTTATGAAGGAGAAAGGCATCCAAACAACACCTGGCTGTAGTACAATTGAGTTGAAAGGAGTGGTACATAACTTTATTGTGGATGACATTTCACATCCACGAAAACATGAGATCTATGATAAGCTAGATGAGATTAATAAGCAGTTGAAGATTGCTGGCTATGTTGCTGAAATTACATCTGAATTACACGATTTAGGTGCAGAAGAAAAGGCTCATGCACTCTCTTATCACAGTGAGAAGCTGGCTCTTGCTTTTGGGGTTCTTGCAACTCCACCTGGCACAACAATAAGAGTGACCAAGAATCTTCGTATTTGTGTTGATTGTCACAATTTTGCGAAGTTTCTTTCTGGGGTCTACAACAGGAAG TGCTCATTCGAGTTCAGAGTAGAATGA
- the LOC18604701 gene encoding pentatricopeptide repeat-containing protein At3g47530 isoform X1 — translation MTQAPAAVINKNLSSLKNSISCFTTRTRTSTTSKPIHKLFTHKTFQETRPNNNQQPTSKNPHPRTQQQNLISLIKSGTQNSLLQIHAHLIRTSLLQNPTFSLHFLSCLCFSPFRDLRYSRHFFSQIDKPSASHYSTLIRAYSSSNSPKDAFFLFKEMTQKGLKPDPVSSSFVLKSCMKFSSLVCGLQIHGRILGDGFQSDSLLLTTLMDFYSSFASRDEACKVFDEISKKDTVAWNVLISCYLRNGRTRDVLILFDSMKNEGACKPDDVTCLLVVQACANLGALDFGEKVHGYIEECGYGVSLNLRNSLIAMYSRCGCLEKAYGVFKGMPEKNVISWSAMISGLAMNGYGRDAILAFEEMQRMGIVPDEQTFTGVLSACSHCGLVDEGMEFLHQMSKEFGIEPNIHHYGCMVDLLGRASLLDQAYQVIISMGVKPDATIWRTLLGACRIHGHVTLGERVIEHLIELKAQEAGDYVLLLNIYSSDGKWEKVTELRKFMKEKGIQTTPGCSTIELKGVVHNFIVDDISHPRKHEIYDKLDEINKQLKIAGYVAEITSELHDLGAEEKAHALSYHSEKLALAFGVLATPPGTTIRVTKNLRICVDCHNFAKFLSGVYNRKVIIRDRTRFHHFRDGGCSCNDYW, via the coding sequence ATGACACAAGCTCCAGCAGCAGTGATTAACAAAAATCTGTCGTCCCTCAAGAACTCCATCTCTTGTTTCACAACCAGAACCAGAACCAGTACCACAAGCAAGCCAATTCATAAACTTTTCACTCACAAAACCTTCCAAGAAACACGTCCAAACAACAATCAACAACCAACCTCAAAAAACCCCCATCCCAGAACCCAACAACAAAACTTAATTTCCCTCATAAAATCAGGTACCCAGAATTCCTTACTCCAAATCCATGCTCACCTCATCCGTACATCCCTTCTTCAAAACCCCACTTTTTCCCTCCACTTTCTGTCCTGCCTTTGTTTCTCCCCCTTCCGTGATCTCCGCTATTCCCGCcattttttctctcaaatcGATAAGCCATCTGCCTCTCACTACTCCACTCTCATAAGAGCTTACTCTTCCAGCAATTCACCTAAAGATGCCTTCTTTCTCTTCAAAGAAATGACTCAAAAAGGCCTAAAGCCTGACCCCGTATCGTCGTCTTTTGTCCTTAAATCTTGTATGaaattttcttctcttgttTGTGGTTTACAAATTCATGGAAGGATTTTAGGAGATGGGTTTCAATCAGACTCTCTTTTACTTACTACTTTGATGGATTTTTATTCAAGTTTTGCTAGCCGTGACGAGGCTTGTAAagtgtttgatgaaatttcTAAGAAGGACACAGTCGCCTGGAATGTATTGATTTCTTGTTATTTACGTAATGGTAGGACTAGGGATGTGCTAATCTTGTTTGATAGCATGAAAAATGAGGGTGCTTGTAAGCCTGATGATGTTACTTGTCTCCTTGTTGTACAAGCTTGTGCTAATTTGGGGGCGTTGGATTTTGGCGAAAAGGTTCATGGTTATATTGAGGAATGTGGTTATGGGGTTTCTCTTAATCTGCGTAATTCACTTATAGCAATGTATTCTCGGTGTGGATGTTTGGAGAAGGCTTATGGTGTTTTTAAGGGAATGCCAGAGAAGAATGTTATTTCATGGAGTGCTATGATATCAGGTTTGGCAATGAATGGATATGGGAGAGATGCTATTCTAGCTTTTGAAGAGATGCAGAGAATGGGGATTGTGCCAGATGAGCAAACATTTACTGGAGTTCTTTCTGCTTGTAGTCATTGTGGTTTGGTAGATGAAGGGATGGAGTTCCTTCATCAAATGAGCAAAGAGTTTGGAATAGAGCCTAATATTCATCATTATGGATGCATGGTTGACCTTTTAGGTCGTGCCAGTTTGCTTGATCAAGCATATCAGGTTATTATATCAATGGGGGTTAAGCCAGATGCAACAATATGGAGGACCTTGCTTGGTGCTTGCAGAATTCATGGCCATGTTACCCTTGGAGAACGTGTAATTGAACATTTGATTGAACTTAAGGCTCAAGAAGCAGGGGATTATGTTTTACTACTGAACATATATTCATCGGATGGTAAGTGGGAGAAGGTAACAGAGTTGAGGAAATTTATGAAGGAGAAAGGCATCCAAACAACACCTGGCTGTAGTACAATTGAGTTGAAAGGAGTGGTACATAACTTTATTGTGGATGACATTTCACATCCACGAAAACATGAGATCTATGATAAGCTAGATGAGATTAATAAGCAGTTGAAGATTGCTGGCTATGTTGCTGAAATTACATCTGAATTACACGATTTAGGTGCAGAAGAAAAGGCTCATGCACTCTCTTATCACAGTGAGAAGCTGGCTCTTGCTTTTGGGGTTCTTGCAACTCCACCTGGCACAACAATAAGAGTGACCAAGAATCTTCGTATTTGTGTTGATTGTCACAATTTTGCGAAGTTTCTTTCTGGGGTCTACAACAGGAAGGTAATTATCCGAGATCGCACCAGATTTCATCATTTCAGAGATGGAGGCTGCTCTTGTAATGACTATTGGTAg
- the LOC18604703 gene encoding geranylgeranyl diphosphate reductase, chloroplastic has product MSSIAFKPFTGLRRSSAVPTTTITTNSTGLSKAVKFHASAAKTSPKLSNRNLRVAVIGGGPAGGSAAETLAKGGIETFLIERKLDNCKPCGGAIPLCMVGEFDLPLDIIDRRVTKMKMISPSNIAVDIGQTLKPHEYIGMVRREVLDAYLRDRAKENGANVINGLFLKMDMPQRWDEPYVLHYTEYDGKKGAMGEKVSLEVDAVIGADGANSRVAKAINAGDYDYAIAFQERIKIPDEKMVYYENLAEMYVGDDVSPDFYGWVFPKCDHVAVGTGTVTHKSDIKKFQLATRNRAKDKILGGKIIRVEAHPIPEHPRPRRLSGRVALVGDAAGYVTKCSGEGIYFAAKSGRMCAEAIVEGSQHGKKMVDEGDLRKYLEKWDKTYWPTYKVLDVLQKVFYRSNPAREAFVEMCADEYVQKMTFDSYLYKTVAPGNPLEDLKLAVNTIGSLVRANALRKEMEKLNV; this is encoded by the exons ATGAGCTCCATTGCTTTCAAACCCTTCACCGGCCTCCGCCGCAGCTCCGCCGTGCCCACCACCACCATAACAACCAACTCCACCGGCCTCTCCAAAGCTGTCAAATTCCATGCGTCAGCCGCCAAAACATCTCCAAAATTAAGCAACCGCAACCTCAGGGTAGCCGTCATCGGCGGTGGTCCAGCCGGAGGTTCGGCCGCTGAAACTCTCGCGAAGGGTGGTATTGAAACGTTCCTCATCGAACGTAAACTCGACAACTGCAAACCTTGCGGTGGGGCCATCCCACTTTGCATGGTCGGTGAATTTGACTTGCCATTGGATATCATCGACCGGCGAGTCACCAAAATGAAGATGATTTCGCCTTCTAACATAGCTGTTGACATTGGTCAAACGTTGAAGCCGCACGAGTACATTGGTATGGTGAGAAGGGAAGTGTTGGATGCTTACTTGAGGGACAGAGCCAAAGAGAATGGAGCTAATGTTATAAATGGGTTGTTCTTGAAGATGGACATGCCTCAGCGCTGGGACGAGCCTTATGTTCTGCATTACACCGAGTATGATGGGAAGAAGGGTGCTATGGGGGAGAAAGTTAGCTTGGAAGTTGATGCTGTGATTGGAGCTGATGGGGCTAATTCTCGTGTTGCTAAAGCGATTAATGCTGGTGATTATGATTATGCTATTGCATTTCAG GAGAGAATCAAAATACCTGATGAAAAAATGGTGTACTACGAGAATCTTGCTGAGATGTATGTAGGTGATGATGTCTCACCAGATTTCTATGGTTGGGTCTTCCCCAAATGTGATCATGTTGCAGTTGGAACTGGCACAGTGACTCACAAGAGTGACATTAAGAAGTTTCAGCTAGCCACTAGAAACAGAGCAAAGGACAAGATCCTTGGTGGTAAGATTATAAGAGTGGAGGCACACCCAATTCCGGAGCACCCTCGTCCACGCAGGTTATCAGGGAGAGTTGCCTTAGTTGGGGATGCAGCTGGATATGTGACGAAATGCTCAGGCGAAGGCATCTACTTTGCAGCTAAGAGTGGGAGAATGTGTGCTGAGGCGATTGTTGAGGGGTCACAGCATGGGAAAAAGATGGTGGATGAAGGAGACCTGAGAAAGTACTTGGAGAAGTGGGACAAGACATACTGGCCTACTTACAAGGTACTGGATGTCTTGCAGAAGGTCTTCTACAGATCAAATCCTGCAAGGGAAGCTTTTGTGGAGATGTGTGCAGATGAGTATGTGCAGAAGATGACATTCGACAGTTACTTGTACAAGACAGTGGCACCTGGAAATCCATTGGAGGATCTGAAGTTGGCTGTGAATACCATCGGGAGCTTGGTGAGAGCCAATGCACTTCGGAAGGAAATGGAAAAGCTAAACGTATGA
- the LOC18604702 gene encoding malate dehydrogenase, chloroplastic isoform X1: MSCLTMAQAKECEMAATSATSFSIGSTVSLGSRGCSLPQKKPFSVRFTSQNSLTSFSGLKAATSVNCESESSFLGKESSAALRASVAPKAQKPNQRSQYVLQPQASYKVAILGAAGGIGQPLALLIKMSPLVSALNLYDIANVKGVAADLSHCNTPSQVLDFTGASELGNCLKGVNVVVIPAGVPRKPGMTRDDLFNINANIVKTLVEAVADNCPDAFIHIISNPVNSTVPIAAEVLKQKGVYDPKKLFGVTTLDVVRANTFVAQKKNLKLIDVDVPVVGGHAGITILPLLSKAKPSVSFTDEEVEQLTVRIQNAGTEVVEAKAGAGSATLSMGYAAARFVESSLRALDGDGDVYECSFVQSNLTDLPFFASRIKLGRKGIEAWIPSDLEGLTEYEQKALEALKPELKASIEKGIAFVQKQPVTA, translated from the exons ATGTCATGTCTTACGATGGCTCAAGCAAAGG AGTGTGAGATGGCAGCAACATCGGCAACTAGCTTCTCGATTGGATCGACTGTCTCCTTGGGAAGCAGGGGGTGCTCACTTCCACAAAAAAAACCCTTTTCTGTAAGGTTCACCTCCCAGAATTCACTTACAAGTTTCAGTGGCCTCAAGGCAGCAACATCTGTGAACTGCGAATCCGAATCCTCCTTCCTAGGCAAGGAAAGCAGTGCAGCTCTTAGAGCCTCTGTTGCTCCAAAAGCACAGAAACCAAACCAGAGGTCTCAGTATGTCCTACAACCTCAGGCATCTTACAAAGTGGCAATACTTGGAGCTGCTGGAGGGATAGGTCAGCCTTTGGCACTTCTAATCAAGATGTCCCCACTAGTTTCGGCCCTGAACCTCTATGATATAGCAAATGTCAAGGGAGTTGCTGCTGATCTTAGTCACTGCAATACTCCTTCTCAAGTTCTGGATTTCACTGGTGCTTCTGAATTAGGAAATTGTTTGAAAGGTGTGAATGTAGTTGTTATTCCTGCTGGAGTTCCAAGAAAGCCTGGTATGACTCGTGATGACCTCTTCAACATCAATGCCAACATTGTGAAGACCTTGGTTGAGGCTGTCGCTGATAACTGTCCTGATGCCTTCATCCATATTATTAGCAATCCAGTTAACTCCACAGTGCCAATTGCCGCAGAAGTTCTGAAGCAGAAGGGTGTTTATGATCCAAAGAAGCTTTTTGGTGTTACCACATTGGATGTTGTGAGAGCTAACACATTCGTTGCTCAGAAGAAAAACCTTAAGCTAATTGATGTGGATGTTCCGGTTGTAGGAGGACATGCTGGTAtcaccattttgcccctgctGTCAAAGGCAAAACCCTCTGTTAGCTTTACTGATGAAGAAGTGGAGCAATTGACTGTCAGGATTCAAAATGCTGGGACAGAGGTTGTGGAGGCGAAGGCAGGTGCAGGGTCTGCTACACTGTCCATGGGCTATGCAGCAGCAAGATTTGTTGAATCATCTCTTCGCGCTCTGGATGGAGATGGGGATGTCTATGAGTGCTCTTTTGTGCAGTCAAATCTGACTGATCTTCCATTCTTTGCATCTAGGATCAAGCTTGGAAGGAAAGGGATTGAAGCTTGGATTCCGTCTGATCTTGAAGGGTTAACTGAGTATGAACAGAAGGCTTTGGAAGCTCTGAAGCCAGAGTTGAAGGCCAGCATTGAGAAGGGAATTGCATTTGTGCAGAAGCAACCGGTTACTGCTTAA
- the LOC18604699 gene encoding peptidyl-prolyl cis-trans isomerase CYP71, with product MLVNFRLKSDTNLFEIAKCKTIVSSIEVSLDSKQFSITSPDCRIRVFWFKTGKLRRVYDESLEVAQDLQRNDAPMYRLEAIDFGRRMAVEKEMEKTETAPQPNVVFDESSNFLIYATLLEIKMVNLHTNKVARILGKVESNDRFLRIALYQEIEAARK from the exons ATGCT GGTcaattttagattaaaaagTGATACTAATCTCTTCGAAATTGCAAAATGCAAGACAATCGTTTCTTCCATTGAG GTGAGCCTAGATAGTAAGCAATTTTCTATCACCTCACCTGATTGTAGGATACGAGTTTTTTGGTTCAAAACTGGTAAATTAAGGCGAGTTTATGATGAATCGCTTGAG GTGGCCCAAGATCTTCAGAGAAATGATGCTCCCATGTATCGACTAGAAGCTATCGACTTTGGTAGAAGAATGGCTGTTGAAAAGGAAATGGAGAAAACTGAAACTGCACCACAACCcaatgtagtttttgatgaaagcTCTAATTTCCTCATATATGCTACTCTTCTTGAGATAAAA ATGGTAAATTTACACACCAACAAAGTTGCTCGAATACTTGGGAAGGTGGAGAGCAATGACAGATTCTTGAGAATTGCATTATATCAAGAGATCGAAGCAGCaagaaagtaa
- the LOC18604702 gene encoding malate dehydrogenase, chloroplastic isoform X2 — MAATSATSFSIGSTVSLGSRGCSLPQKKPFSVRFTSQNSLTSFSGLKAATSVNCESESSFLGKESSAALRASVAPKAQKPNQRSQYVLQPQASYKVAILGAAGGIGQPLALLIKMSPLVSALNLYDIANVKGVAADLSHCNTPSQVLDFTGASELGNCLKGVNVVVIPAGVPRKPGMTRDDLFNINANIVKTLVEAVADNCPDAFIHIISNPVNSTVPIAAEVLKQKGVYDPKKLFGVTTLDVVRANTFVAQKKNLKLIDVDVPVVGGHAGITILPLLSKAKPSVSFTDEEVEQLTVRIQNAGTEVVEAKAGAGSATLSMGYAAARFVESSLRALDGDGDVYECSFVQSNLTDLPFFASRIKLGRKGIEAWIPSDLEGLTEYEQKALEALKPELKASIEKGIAFVQKQPVTA, encoded by the coding sequence ATGGCAGCAACATCGGCAACTAGCTTCTCGATTGGATCGACTGTCTCCTTGGGAAGCAGGGGGTGCTCACTTCCACAAAAAAAACCCTTTTCTGTAAGGTTCACCTCCCAGAATTCACTTACAAGTTTCAGTGGCCTCAAGGCAGCAACATCTGTGAACTGCGAATCCGAATCCTCCTTCCTAGGCAAGGAAAGCAGTGCAGCTCTTAGAGCCTCTGTTGCTCCAAAAGCACAGAAACCAAACCAGAGGTCTCAGTATGTCCTACAACCTCAGGCATCTTACAAAGTGGCAATACTTGGAGCTGCTGGAGGGATAGGTCAGCCTTTGGCACTTCTAATCAAGATGTCCCCACTAGTTTCGGCCCTGAACCTCTATGATATAGCAAATGTCAAGGGAGTTGCTGCTGATCTTAGTCACTGCAATACTCCTTCTCAAGTTCTGGATTTCACTGGTGCTTCTGAATTAGGAAATTGTTTGAAAGGTGTGAATGTAGTTGTTATTCCTGCTGGAGTTCCAAGAAAGCCTGGTATGACTCGTGATGACCTCTTCAACATCAATGCCAACATTGTGAAGACCTTGGTTGAGGCTGTCGCTGATAACTGTCCTGATGCCTTCATCCATATTATTAGCAATCCAGTTAACTCCACAGTGCCAATTGCCGCAGAAGTTCTGAAGCAGAAGGGTGTTTATGATCCAAAGAAGCTTTTTGGTGTTACCACATTGGATGTTGTGAGAGCTAACACATTCGTTGCTCAGAAGAAAAACCTTAAGCTAATTGATGTGGATGTTCCGGTTGTAGGAGGACATGCTGGTAtcaccattttgcccctgctGTCAAAGGCAAAACCCTCTGTTAGCTTTACTGATGAAGAAGTGGAGCAATTGACTGTCAGGATTCAAAATGCTGGGACAGAGGTTGTGGAGGCGAAGGCAGGTGCAGGGTCTGCTACACTGTCCATGGGCTATGCAGCAGCAAGATTTGTTGAATCATCTCTTCGCGCTCTGGATGGAGATGGGGATGTCTATGAGTGCTCTTTTGTGCAGTCAAATCTGACTGATCTTCCATTCTTTGCATCTAGGATCAAGCTTGGAAGGAAAGGGATTGAAGCTTGGATTCCGTCTGATCTTGAAGGGTTAACTGAGTATGAACAGAAGGCTTTGGAAGCTCTGAAGCCAGAGTTGAAGGCCAGCATTGAGAAGGGAATTGCATTTGTGCAGAAGCAACCGGTTACTGCTTAA